From one Melioribacteraceae bacterium genomic stretch:
- the dnaX gene encoding DNA polymerase III subunit gamma/tau — MEFVVTARKWRPQLFEDVVGQEHITTTLKNAIVNKRIAHAFIFAGPRGVGKTTTARILAKSLNCLNPTDGEPCNNCEMCKSFQTSQSMDIIEIDGASNRRIDEIRTLRESVKYAPSKGKYKIYIIDEVHMLTTESFNALLKTLEEPPEHTIFVFATTDIHKVPLTIISRCQRFDFRRIELDAIKKQLKLIADNEKIKIDDQSLTLIAKKADGALRDAQSLFDQVISFCGNHVKSNDIFLMLNLINEEIYFDLTNAILQKDFKVAFEVCKEIYDNGWNYVDFFDGLIEHFRNILTVIITGNHKLIEAAEIFKNRYLVYQNKFNEADILRILAFLNRNISELKNVQNQKLKSEIILSHLIGLERTSTITELISKIDLLKNDKEFNLKSESHSDTYNESTNSKRNSTDDVASKVNVGLKSPNSNKDKTITSFKSPTVNPNSDLNQVIDKWSEFLTYVEKDYSFGPLLNNSQPLGVNDSIVEISVENDEDIQHLNSSREKFDLRSKEFFGKPIEINFISKTGKKIEDSDSEIEQFNSPLSRAVVDQLGGREIR; from the coding sequence ATGGAATTTGTTGTAACCGCGCGTAAATGGAGACCACAGCTTTTTGAAGACGTTGTCGGTCAAGAACATATAACAACCACTCTAAAAAATGCAATTGTTAATAAAAGAATTGCACACGCATTTATCTTTGCCGGTCCACGCGGTGTGGGTAAAACTACAACTGCGAGAATACTGGCAAAATCATTGAACTGTTTGAATCCAACCGATGGAGAACCTTGTAACAATTGTGAAATGTGCAAATCATTTCAAACTTCACAGTCCATGGATATCATAGAGATTGATGGCGCATCGAATAGAAGAATTGATGAAATTCGGACATTACGCGAATCAGTTAAGTATGCACCTTCAAAAGGAAAATATAAAATTTATATCATTGATGAAGTACATATGCTAACAACGGAATCGTTTAATGCACTTCTTAAAACCTTGGAAGAACCCCCTGAACATACGATATTCGTATTTGCAACTACCGATATTCACAAAGTTCCTTTAACTATTATTTCACGTTGTCAAAGATTTGATTTTAGAAGAATCGAATTGGATGCAATAAAGAAACAATTAAAACTGATTGCTGATAATGAAAAGATAAAAATTGACGACCAATCCTTAACTCTTATTGCAAAAAAAGCCGATGGAGCATTGAGAGATGCACAAAGTTTGTTTGATCAAGTAATTTCATTTTGTGGAAATCATGTTAAGTCGAATGATATATTCCTAATGTTGAATCTTATAAACGAAGAAATTTATTTTGATTTAACGAATGCTATTCTTCAAAAAGATTTTAAAGTTGCATTCGAAGTTTGTAAAGAAATTTACGATAACGGTTGGAATTATGTAGATTTCTTCGACGGTCTTATAGAACATTTTAGAAATATTTTAACAGTTATTATCACCGGAAATCATAAACTTATTGAGGCTGCAGAGATTTTTAAGAATCGATATCTTGTGTATCAAAATAAATTCAACGAAGCGGATATTTTAAGAATACTGGCTTTTCTAAACCGAAACATTTCCGAACTCAAAAACGTCCAAAATCAAAAATTGAAATCAGAAATTATTTTGAGCCATTTGATAGGATTAGAGAGAACATCAACTATTACTGAGTTGATTTCAAAAATTGACTTGTTGAAAAATGATAAAGAATTTAATTTGAAATCGGAATCTCATTCTGACACTTATAATGAGTCTACAAATTCGAAGCGTAATAGTACTGATGATGTTGCTTCCAAAGTAAATGTTGGATTAAAATCGCCTAATTCAAATAAAGATAAGACTATTACTAGTTTTAAATCACCAACTGTAAATCCAAATAGCGATCTTAATCAAGTCATTGATAAATGGAGTGAATTTCTGACTTATGTTGAAAAAGATTATTCGTTTGGCCCGTTGCTAAATAATTCCCAACCTCTAGGTGTTAACGACTCAATTGTAGAAATTTCTGTTGAAAACGATGAAGATATTCAGCATCTTAATAGTTCAAGAGAAAAGTTTGATTTACGTTCAAAGGAATTTTTTGGAAAACCTATCGAAATAAATTTTATTTCAAAAACAGGTAAGAAGATTGAAGACTCGGATTCCGAGATTGAGCAATTTAACTCTCCTCTATCGAGAGCAGTTGTTGATCAATTAGGCGGACGCGAGATAAGATAA
- a CDS encoding response regulator: MKILIVEDEQASFAYLKKIIQTHHRCEIYSASNGIEALKLLENEKFDGIIADVSMPLMTGIELLEILVSNPDTNRIPIMMTSANNTRSDVEHALELGASDYLLKPLMAHETLSRINRFIELIKCKSDEVKNNKANIEQKSLLIITNNRENWSTIVEKLNPDFSIITFDSAPEGLEYYLKNLTAIVVLDEGIKTISEEFIAKKIKKFIADKALKGVILNTKIFVVGKNKINQDFDHNIAEPEMIEELLNQIYHKESIN; the protein is encoded by the coding sequence ATGAAAATACTAATTGTTGAGGATGAGCAGGCTTCGTTTGCCTACTTAAAAAAGATAATTCAAACTCACCATCGATGTGAAATCTACTCGGCTTCAAATGGTATTGAAGCATTAAAACTTTTGGAGAATGAAAAATTCGATGGAATAATTGCGGATGTTTCGATGCCGCTAATGACAGGCATTGAGTTGTTGGAAATTTTGGTTTCGAATCCCGATACTAATCGAATTCCAATTATGATGACTTCCGCAAATAATACCAGATCTGATGTAGAACATGCTCTAGAACTAGGAGCATCAGATTATTTGCTTAAGCCCTTAATGGCGCATGAAACTTTATCACGAATAAATCGATTTATCGAATTAATTAAGTGCAAATCAGATGAAGTGAAAAATAATAAGGCAAATATCGAACAGAAAAGTTTATTAATAATTACTAACAATAGAGAAAATTGGTCGACTATAGTTGAAAAATTGAATCCGGATTTTTCTATTATAACTTTTGATTCTGCACCGGAAGGATTAGAATACTATTTAAAAAATCTTACGGCAATAGTAGTCCTCGATGAGGGAATTAAGACCATAAGCGAAGAATTTATAGCTAAGAAAATTAAAAAGTTTATTGCGGACAAGGCTTTAAAAGGTGTTATACTAAACACAAAAATTTTCGTGGTTGGAAAAAATAAAATTAACCAAGATTTTGATCACAATATTGCTGAGCCTGAAATGATTGAAGAACTTCTCAATCAAATCTATCATAAAGAATCAATAAACTAA
- a CDS encoding GAF domain-containing protein has protein sequence MADEIIVIQGSTDKEIYEQLIPQINSLINPDEPIISSLSNVTAALKSAFKKISWVGFYLLKDETLYLGPFQGKVACTQIKIGSGVCGTSAQTRETIIVEDVDKFPGHIACDSKSKSEIVIPLSRDNVLWGVLDLDSYSYSSFNAMDAKYLNELVKVLVQKLDFTKIKF, from the coding sequence ATGGCTGACGAAATAATTGTAATACAAGGAAGCACTGATAAAGAAATCTATGAACAATTAATTCCGCAAATTAATTCGTTAATAAATCCCGATGAACCAATAATAAGTTCTCTTTCAAATGTAACTGCTGCGTTAAAATCAGCATTCAAAAAAATAAGTTGGGTTGGTTTTTATTTGTTGAAAGATGAAACTCTTTACCTCGGACCATTTCAAGGGAAAGTTGCATGTACACAGATTAAAATCGGTTCGGGAGTCTGTGGAACATCTGCCCAAACCCGAGAAACAATTATTGTTGAGGATGTCGATAAGTTCCCCGGTCATATAGCTTGTGACAGCAAGTCAAAATCGGAAATTGTTATTCCGCTGAGTAGAGATAATGTCTTATGGGGAGTTCTTGATCTCGACAGCTATTCTTATTCTTCGTTTAATGCTATGGATGCAAAATACTTGAATGAATTGGTAAAAGTATTAGTACAAAAATTGGATTTCACTAAAATTAAGTTTTAG
- the lon gene encoding endopeptidase La: protein MKEKIRKYSLDESIVEDIPTKLPVLPLRDNVIFPYMIFPVLVGREQSIRAANFALENSKYIFLSSQTKANIEEPTNKEIYLEGTIAKIIQILKLPNGLMKILVDGIIQGRIKNFVDNPNFFEAEIEVVLPKYEDPKEMNALIRQMTNMFKEYVKINRSIPLETINSFENIDELDRKLFYVAANINQSIEVKQKILQKFSLKDQIYEVMKILSSEVDILKVEKEIESKVQENITKTQRKFIIQEQIRILQDELGDDEEGSQEFVKLRERIKKAKMPKHVEEKALEEFNKLKKTPPSSPESSVIRNYLDWLIDIPWKKKTKDNLDISNVRKILDEDHFGLDKPKERIVEHMAVLNLVKQMRGQILCFVGPPGVGKTSLGKSIARALGRNFVRISLGGVRDEAEIRGHRRTYIGSMPGKIIQSMKRAGSVNPLMLLDEIDKMSMDFRGDPSSAMLEVLDPEQNHTFNDHYLDIDYDLSQVMFITTANVRYNIPLPLQDRMEIIELPGYLEFEKKEIAKRHIIPKQISAHGLDKFKVDFKEGAISKIINEYTREAGVRNLEREIASVLRKTARSIVAESSKNGKNIRSKKTFVIDEAKIEEFLGVPKIRSQKNKNEATIGTVNGLAWTSAGGDILLVEASVMPGAEKLSVTGQIGNVMKESAFAALSYLRANAKDFGLAPHFNKGKEIHIHLPEGAIPKDGPSAGITLAMAMYSAISGKLPKSDVAMTGEITLRGKILAIGGLNEKLLAARRNGMKTVLIPQENEKDLKEIKTEVKEGLKIVPVNTIGEAMPYVFSGFKKKQNPKTRSKK, encoded by the coding sequence ATGAAAGAAAAGATTCGAAAATATTCGTTAGATGAGTCAATTGTGGAAGATATACCAACTAAACTTCCGGTTTTACCACTGCGAGATAATGTAATTTTCCCGTACATGATTTTTCCTGTTTTGGTGGGAAGAGAACAATCCATTAGAGCAGCAAATTTTGCTTTAGAAAATTCCAAATATATTTTTCTATCATCACAGACAAAGGCAAATATTGAGGAACCCACAAACAAAGAAATTTACCTTGAAGGAACAATCGCAAAAATTATTCAAATTTTAAAACTTCCCAACGGATTAATGAAAATCCTTGTAGATGGAATTATTCAAGGAAGAATTAAAAACTTTGTCGATAACCCTAATTTTTTTGAAGCAGAAATTGAAGTTGTTCTTCCTAAATATGAAGATCCGAAGGAGATGAATGCACTTATCCGTCAGATGACAAATATGTTCAAAGAATATGTAAAGATTAATAGAAGTATTCCGCTGGAAACTATAAACTCGTTTGAAAATATAGATGAACTAGATAGAAAACTATTTTATGTTGCAGCGAACATAAATCAGAGCATTGAAGTTAAGCAGAAAATACTTCAGAAATTTTCTTTGAAAGATCAGATTTACGAAGTAATGAAAATCCTAAGCTCTGAAGTTGACATTTTAAAAGTTGAGAAAGAGATTGAGTCTAAAGTTCAAGAAAATATTACAAAGACGCAGCGTAAGTTTATAATACAAGAGCAAATTAGAATTCTGCAAGATGAACTGGGTGATGACGAAGAAGGTTCTCAAGAATTTGTAAAACTTCGTGAAAGAATAAAAAAAGCAAAAATGCCTAAACATGTTGAAGAAAAAGCTTTAGAAGAATTCAACAAGTTAAAGAAAACACCTCCAAGTTCGCCGGAATCTAGTGTTATAAGAAATTATTTGGATTGGTTGATTGATATTCCTTGGAAGAAAAAGACAAAAGATAATCTTGATATCTCCAACGTAAGAAAAATTCTTGATGAGGATCATTTTGGATTAGACAAACCAAAAGAAAGAATTGTTGAACATATGGCGGTTCTTAATTTAGTAAAGCAAATGCGCGGACAAATTTTGTGCTTTGTAGGACCTCCGGGAGTTGGCAAAACATCATTGGGAAAATCAATCGCACGCGCACTTGGAAGAAATTTTGTGAGAATTAGTCTCGGTGGTGTTCGAGATGAAGCAGAAATTCGTGGTCATCGCAGAACTTATATTGGTTCTATGCCGGGTAAAATAATTCAATCTATGAAACGTGCCGGATCAGTCAATCCACTTATGCTTCTTGACGAGATTGATAAAATGAGTATGGATTTCAGAGGCGATCCTTCTTCGGCCATGTTGGAAGTTTTAGACCCCGAACAAAATCATACATTTAACGATCACTATCTTGATATCGATTATGATTTGTCACAAGTAATGTTTATTACCACTGCAAATGTTCGATATAACATCCCTTTACCTTTACAAGATAGAATGGAAATAATTGAATTACCAGGATATTTAGAATTCGAGAAAAAAGAAATTGCTAAACGCCATATTATTCCTAAGCAAATCTCGGCTCATGGATTAGATAAATTCAAAGTTGACTTCAAAGAAGGAGCAATTTCAAAAATCATTAATGAATATACACGTGAAGCGGGCGTTAGAAATCTTGAACGTGAAATTGCATCCGTTCTACGTAAAACGGCAAGATCAATAGTTGCGGAATCTTCAAAGAATGGAAAGAATATTCGAAGTAAAAAAACGTTTGTAATTGATGAAGCTAAGATCGAAGAATTTCTCGGAGTTCCAAAGATTCGTTCTCAGAAGAATAAAAATGAAGCAACTATCGGGACAGTAAATGGTTTAGCTTGGACAAGTGCCGGTGGTGATATTCTATTGGTAGAAGCCTCGGTAATGCCCGGTGCTGAAAAGTTAAGTGTTACCGGACAAATCGGAAACGTTATGAAAGAATCAGCATTTGCGGCGTTAAGCTATTTGAGAGCAAATGCGAAAGATTTTGGATTGGCTCCACATTTTAATAAAGGCAAAGAAATTCATATTCACCTTCCGGAAGGTGCGATTCCAAAAGATGGCCCTTCTGCCGGAATTACTTTGGCAATGGCAATGTATTCAGCTATTTCCGGCAAATTACCAAAGTCTGATGTTGCAATGACTGGTGAAATTACACTTCGTGGAAAAATTCTTGCTATCGGCGGGTTAAATGAAAAGTTACTAGCCGCAAGAAGAAATGGAATGAAAACAGTTTTAATTCCACAAGAAAATGAAAAAGATCTGAAAGAAATAAAAACAGAGGTTAAAGAAGGACTTAAAATTGTTCCGGTAAATACTATTGGTGAAGCAATGCCATATGTCTTTAGCGGTTTTAAGAAAAAGCAAAATCCAAAAACTCGATCAAAAAAATGA
- a CDS encoding inositol monophosphatase family protein: MLDKIIDIAKQAGEVAKIGFNGKFDINFKSNSSDLVTDYDKKTEKFITDFIKKEFPNHSILAEESGETNSDSEFRWVIDPIDGTTNFAYGLPIFSVSIGVQKNGQTIYGVVNDVMMNTIYSAEFGSGAWRNDTRINVSSTSELQQSLLVTGFPYDLESHMPKISEKFTELLLKSRAVRRLGSAALDLCYIASGVFDGYWEMKLQPWDFCAGKLIVEEAGGKVTNFAGAEIGNYTSEILATNCKLHNKISEILSS, encoded by the coding sequence ATGCTCGATAAAATTATTGATATAGCCAAGCAAGCTGGTGAAGTTGCCAAAATAGGTTTTAACGGAAAATTTGATATAAACTTCAAATCAAATAGCTCAGATTTAGTAACCGATTATGATAAGAAAACCGAAAAATTTATAACGGATTTCATTAAAAAGGAATTCCCAAATCACTCAATTTTAGCCGAAGAAAGTGGAGAAACCAATTCTGATTCAGAATTCAGATGGGTTATTGATCCAATTGACGGAACTACAAATTTTGCCTATGGATTACCGATTTTTTCCGTTTCAATTGGAGTTCAAAAAAATGGCCAGACTATATATGGCGTCGTTAATGATGTTATGATGAATACTATCTATTCTGCAGAATTTGGATCCGGTGCATGGAGGAATGATACTCGCATAAATGTAAGTTCAACGTCGGAACTGCAGCAAAGTTTACTTGTAACGGGCTTTCCATATGATTTAGAATCCCACATGCCTAAAATTTCGGAAAAGTTTACAGAATTACTTTTGAAATCCAGAGCTGTTAGAAGATTGGGATCTGCCGCACTTGATTTATGCTATATTGCTTCCGGAGTATTTGACGGTTATTGGGAAATGAAACTCCAACCATGGGATTTTTGCGCGGGTAAATTAATTGTTGAAGAAGCTGGTGGAAAAGTAACAAATTTTGCCGGAGCTGAAATCGGCAATTATACTTCTGAGATCTTAGCGACAAACTGTAAATTACACAATAAGATAAGTGAAATTTTAAGTAGTTAA
- the cmk gene encoding (d)CMP kinase, whose translation MSKNIVIAIDGPAGAGKSTVAKHLAQMLDYVYVDTGAMYRAITYLVLRNGVQNDHDEIIKIASDAKIKLQFENGITRVFINGEEVTDNIRTPEVNSYVSEVSKISEVRDAMVKIQRNLGTDTDLIAEGRDTTTIVFPDATIKVFLTASIEERAKRRHKELIEKGQQLTLEEVRSNIEVRDRIDSSREVSPLIKAKDAVEIDSTNMTIPDEIYKILDMIEKAVGMKLRKNI comes from the coding sequence ATGTCAAAAAACATTGTCATTGCGATCGATGGTCCAGCCGGAGCCGGGAAAAGTACTGTTGCTAAACATTTAGCCCAGATGCTTGATTATGTTTATGTTGATACCGGAGCAATGTATAGAGCAATAACTTACTTAGTTCTTAGAAATGGTGTTCAAAATGATCATGATGAGATCATAAAAATTGCTTCAGATGCAAAGATTAAACTTCAGTTTGAAAATGGCATTACAAGAGTTTTTATTAATGGTGAAGAAGTCACAGATAATATCAGAACACCGGAAGTAAATTCCTACGTAAGTGAAGTAAGCAAAATTTCCGAAGTCCGAGATGCAATGGTAAAAATCCAAAGAAATTTAGGAACAGATACCGATCTCATCGCCGAAGGTAGAGATACAACAACAATTGTTTTTCCCGATGCAACTATAAAAGTTTTTCTAACTGCAAGTATAGAAGAAAGAGCAAAAAGAAGACATAAAGAATTAATCGAAAAAGGTCAGCAGCTTACTTTAGAAGAAGTTAGATCAAATATAGAAGTTAGAGATAGAATTGACAGCAGTAGAGAAGTTAGTCCATTAATTAAAGCAAAAGATGCCGTTGAAATAGATTCGACTAACATGACTATACCTGATGAGATTTATAAAATTTTAGACATGATTGAAAAAGCTGTCGGAATGAAATTAAGAAAAAATATTTAA
- the rpsA gene encoding 30S ribosomal protein S1, which produces MSEMEKDQAMQVRAKEALDDAKIFNEDEYSEEELNTLAKLYSESFYDIKEGEIITGKIVGVFGDNVVVDVGFKSDGTISKTEFNATEEIKIGNKVDIVIESVEDEDGNLVLSKKRADFLKVWDRILKAHDNEEVIPGKILKRIKGGMVVDLTGIEAFLPGSQIDIRPVRDFDAFVGQTMDFKIVKVNIPTENIVVSHKVLIEETIADQRKEILDGLEKGQILEGIVKAITDFGVFVDLGGVDGLIHITDLSWGRINHPSEVVKLDEKIKIVVTDFDKEKKRISLSLKQLQPHPWEKIEDKFKIGDKVSGRVVSLTDYGAFIEIEKGIEGLIHISEMSWTQHISHPSQFVSMGQIIEAVILSLDKNDKKISLGMKQLTPDPWQELLKKYPVGSKHTGIARNLTNFGVFVELEPGIDGLVHISDLSWTKKIRHPGEVVKKGEEIEVVVLSVDTEQRKISLGHKQINDNPWDNFEKEYAAGKKTDGKIVRIIEKGLIAELPLGVDGFIPATQLSPGKIKNLSYCFPIETQLELLVLEFDKENKKIVLSALAPLKEKSDEEITNYITQYKLEKVTVDDIKQADTGKFDATDFDLYEVKPETQTLAAPQAEEPKTEKSAETEDDKKEESN; this is translated from the coding sequence ATGTCCGAAATGGAAAAAGATCAAGCAATGCAAGTGCGAGCTAAAGAAGCGCTTGACGATGCTAAAATATTTAATGAAGATGAATATTCGGAAGAGGAATTAAATACCCTCGCTAAATTATATTCAGAATCATTTTACGACATTAAAGAAGGCGAAATCATCACCGGTAAAATTGTTGGTGTTTTTGGTGATAACGTTGTTGTTGATGTCGGTTTCAAATCAGATGGTACTATTTCTAAAACAGAATTTAACGCAACTGAAGAAATCAAAATAGGAAATAAAGTTGATATCGTTATTGAAAGCGTTGAGGACGAAGACGGAAATCTAGTATTAAGTAAAAAACGCGCAGACTTCCTTAAGGTTTGGGATAGAATTCTTAAAGCTCATGACAATGAAGAAGTTATTCCTGGAAAAATTCTTAAGAGAATTAAAGGCGGTATGGTTGTTGACTTAACAGGTATTGAAGCATTTTTACCTGGTTCGCAAATTGACATTCGTCCGGTTAGAGATTTCGATGCGTTTGTCGGTCAAACAATGGATTTTAAAATTGTTAAAGTTAACATTCCAACAGAAAACATTGTTGTTTCTCATAAAGTACTTATCGAAGAAACAATTGCAGATCAAAGAAAAGAAATTCTTGACGGTTTAGAAAAAGGTCAAATTCTTGAAGGTATCGTAAAAGCGATTACTGACTTTGGTGTGTTTGTTGATCTTGGCGGTGTTGACGGTTTAATTCATATTACCGATTTAAGCTGGGGAAGAATTAATCACCCAAGTGAAGTTGTTAAACTTGATGAAAAAATCAAAATTGTTGTTACTGATTTTGATAAAGAAAAGAAACGTATTTCTCTAAGTCTAAAACAACTTCAACCACATCCATGGGAAAAAATTGAAGATAAATTCAAAATTGGTGATAAAGTTTCTGGTCGTGTTGTATCATTGACCGATTATGGTGCTTTCATCGAAATTGAAAAAGGTATTGAAGGATTAATACATATTTCTGAAATGAGCTGGACACAACATATCAGTCATCCTTCTCAATTTGTTTCGATGGGACAAATTATCGAGGCAGTGATCTTAAGCTTAGACAAAAACGATAAGAAAATTTCTCTAGGCATGAAACAACTTACTCCTGATCCATGGCAAGAACTTCTTAAAAAATATCCGGTAGGTTCAAAACATACTGGTATTGCAAGAAACTTGACAAACTTCGGCGTCTTTGTAGAACTTGAACCTGGTATTGACGGATTAGTTCACATTTCTGATTTATCATGGACTAAGAAAATTCGTCACCCCGGGGAAGTTGTTAAAAAAGGTGAAGAAATTGAAGTTGTGGTTTTAAGTGTAGATACTGAACAAAGAAAAATCTCGTTAGGTCATAAGCAAATAAATGATAATCCATGGGATAACTTTGAAAAAGAATATGCAGCAGGTAAGAAAACTGATGGAAAAATTGTACGCATAATTGAAAAAGGTTTAATCGCTGAACTTCCATTAGGAGTTGACGGATTTATTCCAGCGACACAACTTTCGCCTGGTAAGATTAAAAACTTATCATACTGTTTCCCAATTGAAACTCAACTCGAATTACTTGTTCTTGAATTCGATAAAGAAAACAAGAAAATTGTGTTGAGTGCATTAGCTCCGTTGAAAGAAAAATCAGACGAAGAAATAACAAATTATATCACACAGTATAAATTAGAAAAGGTTACTGTTGACGATATAAAACAAGCTGATACCGGAAAGTTTGATGCAACCGACTTCGATTTATATGAAGTTAAACCCGAAACTCAAACACTGGCAGCTCCTCAAGCTGAAGAACCAAAAACGGAAAAATCAGCAGAAACAGAAGACGATAAAAAAGAAGAATCAAATTAA
- the mtaB gene encoding tRNA (N(6)-L-threonylcarbamoyladenosine(37)-C(2))-methylthiotransferase MtaB — protein MKKVAFHTLGCKLNFSETSAISQKFLNNGFEIVDFNSHADVYVVNTCTVTDNADKECRQIVRRALRNNPDAFIAVTGCYAQLRAEEISQIDGVDVVLGSNEKFNIFDYANNFSKNELSCIYVSDTNELNEFHSSLSLEGNERTRAFFKIQDGCDYKCSFCTIPLARGKSRSMNPDEVIKEFKTLLDVGYKEIILTGVNVGDYGLNYNMNLFNLLQRMLKVEGDYRIRISSIEPNLLDDNIIQLTRDNEKMAKHFHIPLQSGSKEILALMQRRYKKENYQELISKVVNTIPNVGIGVDVIVGFPGETDEHFRETYDFIKELPISYLHVFTYSERPNTKAIEMGGNIDISIRKKRNKMLRILSDKKRAEFNRSMIGEEQFVLFEDQNENGIMKGFTESYLRVSHTYNSELINKFTKVKIREANGNICTVDLIEENIQTLAG, from the coding sequence TTGAAAAAAGTTGCATTTCATACTTTAGGATGTAAGCTAAACTTTTCCGAGACATCAGCAATCAGTCAAAAATTTTTGAATAATGGTTTTGAAATTGTTGATTTCAACTCTCATGCGGATGTTTATGTTGTTAATACATGTACAGTAACGGATAACGCTGATAAAGAATGTAGGCAAATAGTTAGACGTGCCTTAAGAAATAATCCCGATGCATTTATTGCAGTCACCGGTTGTTATGCCCAACTGAGAGCCGAAGAAATTTCGCAAATCGATGGTGTAGATGTTGTACTTGGAAGTAACGAAAAATTCAACATCTTTGACTATGCAAACAACTTTTCAAAAAACGAACTTTCCTGTATTTATGTTTCAGATACAAATGAATTAAACGAATTTCACTCTTCATTATCATTAGAAGGTAATGAAAGAACCAGAGCCTTTTTCAAAATACAAGATGGCTGTGATTATAAATGTTCGTTTTGTACTATTCCACTCGCCCGTGGTAAAAGTAGAAGTATGAATCCCGATGAAGTAATCAAAGAATTCAAAACTCTGTTAGATGTCGGATATAAAGAAATAATTTTAACCGGTGTAAATGTTGGTGATTACGGACTTAATTATAATATGAACCTGTTCAATCTCCTGCAACGAATGTTAAAAGTAGAAGGAGATTATAGAATAAGAATCAGTTCGATAGAACCGAATTTACTTGATGATAATATTATTCAATTAACACGTGATAATGAAAAAATGGCGAAGCATTTTCATATTCCTTTGCAGAGCGGGAGTAAAGAGATTCTTGCATTGATGCAGCGCCGATATAAGAAAGAGAATTATCAAGAATTGATATCCAAAGTTGTAAATACAATTCCAAATGTCGGAATTGGAGTGGATGTTATTGTTGGATTCCCCGGTGAAACAGATGAACATTTTCGTGAGACTTACGATTTTATTAAAGAACTTCCGATTTCTTATTTACATGTTTTTACCTATTCGGAAAGACCAAATACCAAAGCAATTGAAATGGGTGGAAATATTGACATCTCAATTCGTAAGAAAAGAAATAAAATGCTTCGTATATTAAGTGACAAAAAAAGAGCCGAATTTAATAGATCAATGATCGGTGAAGAACAATTTGTCCTTTTTGAAGATCAAAATGAAAACGGTATTATGAAAGGATTTACTGAATCATATCTTAGAGTTTCGCATACATACAACAGTGAGTTGATTAACAAGTTCACAAAAGTTAAAATAAGGGAGGCAAATGGTAATATTTGTACTGTTGATTTAATTGAAGAAAACATTCAAACATTAGCCGGATAA
- the truA gene encoding tRNA pseudouridine(38-40) synthase TruA: MNNYKITIQYDGSNYSGWQIQENADSVQQRIAEAIKILLKEDVNLIGSGRTDTGVHALGQVANFQSDQFLDLYKILYSLNSLLPDDIAIKNIEQVEENFHARFSAKKRSYFYLISHKKTPFYKNYSLQYPDLKSEQILRLNLLSKILIGENDFTSFSKKNTEIENKKCIINEIHWRKTGDFSLFYIEANRFLHGMVRTIVGTLLYAERNQLDENYLIKILSQKDREAAGEAVLAKGLFLYKVRY, translated from the coding sequence ATGAACAACTACAAGATTACAATTCAATATGATGGTTCAAATTATTCCGGATGGCAGATTCAGGAAAATGCGGATTCGGTTCAGCAAAGAATTGCAGAGGCGATAAAAATTCTTTTAAAAGAGGATGTTAATTTAATTGGCTCGGGCAGAACTGACACAGGTGTTCACGCCTTGGGACAAGTAGCAAACTTTCAATCAGATCAATTTTTAGATTTATATAAAATTTTGTATTCGCTTAACTCACTTCTTCCTGATGATATTGCCATTAAAAATATTGAGCAAGTTGAAGAGAACTTTCATGCAAGATTTTCAGCTAAGAAACGAAGCTATTTCTATTTAATTAGTCATAAAAAAACACCTTTTTATAAAAATTATTCGTTGCAATATCCCGATTTAAAATCTGAGCAAATTTTACGATTAAACCTATTGTCGAAAATCCTCATAGGGGAAAATGATTTTACCTCCTTTTCAAAAAAGAATACCGAAATTGAAAATAAAAAATGTATTATAAATGAAATACATTGGCGAAAGACCGGAGATTTTTCTTTGTTTTATATTGAAGCAAATAGATTTTTACACGGGATGGTAAGAACAATTGTCGGCACATTGCTTTATGCTGAACGAAATCAGTTAGATGAAAATTATCTTATCAAAATATTATCACAAAAAGATAGAGAAGCAGCGGGTGAAGCTGTTCTGGCAAAAGGTTTATTTTTATATAAAGTGAGGTATTAA